The following coding sequences are from one Arachis hypogaea cultivar Tifrunner chromosome 7, arahy.Tifrunner.gnm2.J5K5, whole genome shotgun sequence window:
- the LOC112702217 gene encoding CSC1-like protein At3g21620, whose translation MASLGDIGLAAAINLLSALTFLIAFAVLRIQPINDRVYFPKWYLKGLRTSPLHSGAFVSKFVNLDFNSYIRFLNWMPAALQMPEPELIDHAGLDSAVYLRIYLLGLKIFVPIALLAFSVMVPVNWTNDTLKRSNLVYSSIDKLSISNIPLGSNRFWTHLVMAYAFTFWTCYILKREYQIIATMRLHFLASERRRPDQFTVLVRNVPPDPDESVSELVEHFFLVNHPDHYLTHQVIYNAKKLSSLVAKKKKKQNWLDYYQLKYSRNQTERPTKKTGFLGLCGNRVDAIDFYTDEIDKLSKEIELEREKVIKDPKSIMPAAFVSFRTRWGAAVCAQTQQSRNPTTWLTEWAPEPRDVYWNNMAIPYVSLTIRRLIVAVAFFFLTFFFMIPIAFVQSLANIEGIEKAAPFLRAFIEIPFIKSFIQGFLPGIALKIFLIFLPTILMIMSKFEGFISTSALERRSATRYYIFQFINVFLGSIITGTAFQQLDKFIHQSANEIPKTIGVSIPMKATFFITYIMVDGWAGCAGEILRLKPLIFYHLKNTFLVKTEKDREEAMDPGTIGFNTGEPQIQLYFLLGLVYAVVTPFLLPYIIVFFGFAYVVYRHQIINVYNQEYESAAAFWPDVHGRIIFALVISQLLLMGLLSTKEASNSTPLLITLPVLTIWFHRFCKGRYEPAFIRHPLQEAMMKDTLERAREPNFNLKEFLQSAYIHPVFKGGDEDSESEAMSEEGEQEPVLVQTKRQSRKNTPAPSKHSSSLSSPLHESADKHLRP comes from the exons ATGGCTTCACTTGGTGATATAGGGCTTGCAGCAGCAATAAACCTCCTCAGTGCATTAACTTTCTTAATTGCATTTGCTGTGCTCCGGATACAACCTATAAATGATAGAGTGTACTTTCCGAAATGGTATTTGAAGGGTTTAAGGACCAGTCCTTTGCACTCAGGAGCATTTGTGAGCAAGTTTGTCAATTTAGACTTCAATTCTTATATAAGGTTCTTGAATTGGATGCCGGCAGCATTGCAAATGCCGGAACCGGAACTAATTGACCATGCAGGCCTGGATTCCGCCGTGTACTTGAGGATATACTTGCTCGG GCTAAAAATATTTGTCCCCATTGCACTCCTTGCATTTTCTGTTATGGTACCTGTCAATTGGACCAACGACACCTTGAAGCGTTCAAATTTGGTTTACAGCAGCATAGATAAGCTTTCCATTTCAAACATTCCATTAGGATCAAACAG ATTTTGGACCCATTTGGTAATGGCCTATGCTTTTACCTTTTGGACATGCTATATCTTGAAAAGGGAGTATCAGATTATTGCAACAATGAGGTTGCATTTTCTTGCTTCAGAACGACGCCGTCCTGACCAGTTCACA GTACTTGTTAGGAATGTACCACCTGATCCTGATGAATCAGTTAGTGAGCTAGTGGAGCATTTCTTCTTGGTCAACCATCCAGACCACTATCTCACTCATCAG GTTATTTACAATGCAAAGAAACTCTCTAGCCTAGTtgctaagaagaagaaaaagcagaaTTGGCTTGACTACTACCAACTTAAATATTCTAGAAATCAGACCGAAAGGCCAACTAAGAAG ACTGGATTTTTAGGACTTTGCGGCAATAGGGTGGACGCAATTGATTTTTACACAGACGAAATCGATAAACTTTCAAAAGAA ATTGAATTGGAGAGAGAGAAAGTCATAAAAGATCCTAAATCCATAATGCCAGCAGCTTTTGTTTCTTTCCGAACTCGTTGGGGTGCAGCAGTTTGTGCCCAAACTCAGCAGTCCAGAAATCCAACCACATGGCTGACTGAATGGGCTCCGGAACCTCGTGATGTGTATTGGAATAACATGGCCATACCATATGTTTCCCTCACAATAAGGAGGCTTATAGTTGCAGTGGCTTTCTTCTTTCTGACATTCTTTTTCATGATTCCTATCGCATTCGTGCAGTCACTTGCTAACATTGAAGGCATTGAAAAAGCAGCTCCTTTCTTGAGGGCCTTTATTGAGAT accgtttataaaatcttttatacAAGGTTTCCTTCCTGGGATTGCTTTGAAGATATTCCTCATTTTTCTGCCAACAATATTGATGATAATGTCAAAGTTTGAAGGGTTTATAAGCACGTCTGCTCTCGAAAGGAGATCAGCAACAAGATATTATATCTTTCAGTTCATAAATGTATTTCTTGGGAGCATAATTACTGGGACTGCCTTCCAGCAACTGGATAAGTTTATCCACCAGTCTGCGAATGA AATTCCAAAGACTATTGGTGTCTCAATTCCAATGAAGGCAACTTTCTTCATAACCTATATAATGGTTGATGGTTGGGCTGGTTGTGCTGGTGAGATTCTAAGGTTGAAGCCGTTGATATTCTATCACTTGAAAAACACCTTCTTGGTGAAGACTGAAAAGGACCGCGAAGAAGCAATGGATCCGGGAACCATTGGTTTCAATACAGGAGAACCACAAATTCAACTTTATTTCTTACTTGGCCTTGTTTATGCTGTGGTCACCCCTTTTCTACTTCCATACATCATCGTCTTCTTCGGTTTTGCATATGTTGTCTATCGTCATCAG ATTATAAATGTGTACAACCAAGAATATGAGAGTGCTGCAGCTTTCTGGCCTGATGTACATGGCCGCATTATATTTGCTTTAGTGATCTCACAGCTTCTATTAATGGGATTACTGAGTACAAAAGAAGCGTCTAACTCAACTCCATTGCTCATCACTCTCCCTGTTTTAACCATTTGGTTTCATCGCTTCTGCAAAGGGCGATATGAACCTGCTTTCATTCGGCATCCATTACAG GAAGCAATGATGAAGGACACGTTGGAGCGTGCCCGAGAGCCGAACTTCAATTTGAAAGAGTTCCTACAGAGTGCTTATATCCATCCTGTTTTCAAGGGTGGCGACGAAGACAGTGAGAGCGAAGCAATGAGTGAAGAGGGTGAGCAGGAACCGGTGCTTGTCCAAACGAAACGACAGTCTCGGAAGAACACACCGGCACCTAGCAAACATAGCAGTTCATTGTCATCCCCCCTCCATGAATCTGCTGATAAACATTTGCGGCCTTAA